A single genomic interval of Brevundimonas diminuta harbors:
- the fliM gene encoding flagellar motor switch protein FliM: MTDAAQLDPFGGLGDPGDALSERVLNQDEIDSLLGFDLGDDDGSERSGIRAIINSALVSYERLPMLEIVFDRLVRLMTTSLRNFTSDNVEVSLDNISSIRFGDYLNSIPLPAILAVFRAEELDNYGLLTVDSNLIYSIVDVLLGGRRGTAALRIEGRPYTTIERVLVQRMVEVVLNDARQAFEPLTPVHFNLDRLETNPRFAAIARPANAAILIKLRIDMEDRGGRIELLLPYATLEPIRKMLLQQFMGEKFGRDNIWEGHLATEIWTTETEVRAVLDEQQMPLSSVLNLKVGDTMMLNATPDSEVSIRAGSIPLTTGRMGRKGQHIAIRVEGPVNPEVAARLGVNV, encoded by the coding sequence ATGACGGACGCGGCGCAACTCGATCCGTTCGGCGGTCTGGGCGATCCTGGCGACGCCCTGTCCGAACGCGTCCTGAACCAGGATGAGATCGACAGCCTGCTGGGCTTCGATCTGGGCGACGACGACGGTTCCGAACGCTCGGGCATCCGCGCCATCATCAACTCCGCGCTCGTCAGTTACGAGCGTCTGCCGATGCTGGAGATCGTGTTCGATCGCCTGGTGCGGTTGATGACGACATCCTTGCGCAACTTCACCTCCGACAACGTCGAAGTCAGCCTGGACAATATCTCGTCGATCCGGTTCGGCGATTATCTGAATTCGATCCCGCTGCCGGCCATCCTTGCGGTGTTTCGCGCAGAGGAGTTGGACAACTACGGGCTGCTGACCGTGGATTCCAACCTGATCTATTCGATCGTCGACGTGCTGCTGGGCGGTCGTCGCGGCACGGCGGCGCTGCGCATCGAAGGCCGGCCCTACACCACGATCGAGCGGGTTCTGGTGCAACGGATGGTCGAGGTCGTGCTGAACGACGCCCGCCAGGCGTTCGAGCCGCTGACCCCGGTCCACTTCAACCTGGACCGGCTGGAGACGAACCCGCGCTTCGCCGCCATCGCGCGTCCCGCCAACGCCGCCATCCTGATCAAACTGCGGATCGACATGGAGGATCGCGGCGGTCGCATCGAACTGCTGCTGCCCTATGCGACGCTGGAGCCGATCCGCAAGATGCTGCTGCAGCAGTTCATGGGCGAGAAGTTCGGCCGCGACAACATTTGGGAAGGCCACCTGGCCACCGAGATCTGGACGACCGAGACCGAAGTCCGCGCAGTCCTGGACGAACAGCAAATGCCCCTGTCCAGCGTGCTGAACCTCAAGGTCGGCGACACGATGATGCTGAACGCCACGCCGGATTCGGAGGTTTCGATCCGCGCCGGCTCCATTCCGCTGACCACAGGCCGAATGGGTCGCAAGGGCCAGCACATCGCCATACGCGTCGAAGGACCGGTCAATCCGGAAGTCGCCGCCCGCCTGGGAGTGAACGTCTGA
- a CDS encoding DUF6468 domain-containing protein codes for MAGMIMDGVLMVLLIAAVGYGIKLERKLAALRAGQLAFAQAVTELNAAAGRAENALATLRASGQETDLLHDRIIKAREVKAQLETLIARASAMAPARIVEEEPVRRAPPAALAPAPAATEDEERAERMAALAQRIQGLASPASNRRNEAVAPAGRDNVAAIVQALTAGRSANHSAKQSLNAARRNLDDDLFAA; via the coding sequence ATGGCCGGAATGATCATGGACGGCGTGCTGATGGTGCTGCTGATCGCGGCGGTCGGCTACGGCATCAAGCTGGAACGCAAGCTGGCCGCCCTGCGCGCCGGACAGCTGGCCTTCGCCCAGGCCGTCACCGAACTGAACGCCGCCGCCGGCCGCGCCGAAAACGCGCTCGCCACCCTTCGCGCCTCGGGTCAGGAAACGGACCTGCTTCACGACCGCATCATCAAGGCGCGTGAGGTCAAGGCCCAGCTGGAAACCCTGATCGCCCGCGCCTCGGCCATGGCGCCGGCGCGGATTGTCGAAGAAGAGCCCGTCCGTCGCGCGCCCCCGGCCGCCCTCGCTCCGGCGCCGGCTGCAACAGAAGACGAGGAACGGGCCGAGCGCATGGCCGCCCTGGCGCAACGCATCCAGGGACTGGCCAGTCCCGCTTCGAACCGTCGCAACGAAGCCGTCGCCCCCGCCGGGCGCGACAATGTCGCCGCCATCGTCCAGGCCCTGACGGCCGGACGCTCCGCTAACCATTCCGCCAAACAAAGCCTCAACGCCGCGCGTCGTAATCTCGACGACGACCTGTTCGCCGCCTGA
- a CDS encoding flagellar basal body-associated FliL family protein, with the protein MFKFGKKKGAPAADADANLPAVTEGEAAEGDAAAPKKKKIPLLFIIAPVALLVLGGGGAAAFFMLKPKPAEAHGAEAEAGHGEEKADKAEKKEEKKEGGGHGGGKEGEADPALGVISEGPDGVTFYTLPDMVMNIQSPDGRPTFLKLKLTLEMQDAEVATHLQEEMPRLQDMFTGFVRELRPEDLSGSAGTYQLRAEILRRVNLIAAPGKVDAVLIEEMLVQ; encoded by the coding sequence ATGTTCAAGTTCGGCAAGAAGAAGGGTGCGCCTGCGGCCGACGCCGACGCGAACCTGCCGGCCGTGACCGAAGGCGAGGCCGCCGAGGGCGACGCCGCCGCGCCCAAGAAAAAGAAAATCCCGCTGCTGTTCATCATCGCGCCGGTCGCCTTGCTGGTGCTGGGCGGCGGGGGGGCGGCCGCCTTCTTCATGCTGAAGCCCAAGCCTGCCGAAGCGCACGGCGCCGAGGCCGAAGCCGGCCACGGAGAAGAGAAAGCCGATAAGGCCGAAAAAAAGGAAGAGAAGAAGGAAGGCGGCGGTCACGGCGGCGGCAAAGAGGGCGAAGCCGATCCTGCGCTGGGCGTCATTTCTGAAGGGCCGGATGGCGTCACCTTCTACACCCTGCCCGACATGGTCATGAACATTCAGTCTCCCGACGGCCGTCCGACCTTCCTGAAGCTGAAGCTGACGCTGGAAATGCAGGACGCCGAGGTGGCGACCCATCTGCAGGAAGAGATGCCGCGTCTGCAGGACATGTTCACCGGCTTCGTGCGCGAACTGCGCCCTGAGGATCTCAGCGGCTCGGCCGGCACCTATCAGCTGCGCGCCGAAATCCTGCGCCGCGTCAATCTGATCGCCGCTCCTGGCAAGGTCGACGCCGTGCTGATCGAAGAAATGCTGGTGCAATAG